One window of the Ananas comosus cultivar F153 linkage group 21, ASM154086v1, whole genome shotgun sequence genome contains the following:
- the LOC109726817 gene encoding D-glycerate 3-kinase, chloroplastic isoform X1, with protein MATLNAISQRSYSLHNPFSPFSSSSSYPSHLSLPPPLLLIPSHYPNSSFSSSSCSKPAFLSSTDSHSGTSSSKWRGKLAPLHSVFPTSPAMISSVDDLFEFICNGPLVTRLGFTAESIAESIDRWLQCGVHLCQLFQLNKLRLSVPEKVRIYHYYVPVFVWCEDEVLRHRSTFEDGDEVPPLVIGVSAPQGSGKTTLVFALDYLFRRSGRNAATLSIDDFYLTAEEQAKLRSRNPGNALLELRGNAGSHDLQFSIETLTSLSKMTKRGMKMKLPRYDKSAFGGKGDRADPSTWPEVEGPIEVVLFEGWMLGFKPLPNDVVKAVDPQLEVVNKNLEAYYDAWDKFIEAWIVIKIKDPNCVFQWRLQAEIAMREDGKPGMSNEEVLDFVSRYLPAYKAYLPTLYAEGPNGADPNRLIVIEIDEQRNPH; from the exons ATGGCGACTCTAAACGCCATCTCACAACGCTCTTATTCTCTCCACAACCCcttctctcctttctcttcctcctcttcttacCCATCTCACCTCTCActgcctcctcctcttcttctcatcCCGTCTCATTACCCCAactcctctttctcctcctcttcctgtTCCAAACCAG CCTTCCTCTCTTCGACCGATAGTCACTCGGGCACTTCGTCGAGCAAATGGCGAGGGAAATTGGCGCCATTGCATTCGGTGTTCCCTACTTCTCCTGCTATGATATCATCTGTGGATGATCTCTTTGAGTTCATATGCAATGGCCCTTTAGTAACGAGATTAGGTTTTACCGCTGAATCGATTGCCGAGTCCATCGATAGGTGGTTGCAGTGTGGGGTGCACTTGTGCCAATTGTTCCAGCTCAATAAGCTGAGGTTGTCGGTCCCCGAGAAGGTTAGGATCTACCATTACTACGTACCGGTCTTCGTTTGGTGTGAAGATGAAGTTTTGCGACACAGATCAACATTCGAGGACGGAGATGAAGTTCCACCGTTAGTC ATAGGTGTCAGTGCACCTCAAGGCAGCGGAAAAACAACTCTTGTTTTTGCACTTGATTATCTTTTCCGGCGTTCCGGTAG AAATGCTGCTACTTTGTCGATAGATGATTTTTATTTAACAGCAGAGGAACAG GCTAAATTAAGAAGTCGAAACCCTGGAAATGCACTCTTAGAG CTTCGTGGGAACGCGGGAAGCCATGATCTGCAGTTCTCTATAGAAACACTAACATCTCTAAGCAAAATGACCAAGAGAG GTATGAAGATGAAACTACCGCGATATGATAAG TCTGCTTTCGGAGGGAAGGGCGATCGAGCAGACCCTTCAACATGGCCAGAGGTTGAAGGGCCAATTGAG GTTGTCTTATTTGAGGGGTGGATGCTTGGATTTAAACCTCTTCCAAATGATGTCGTTAAAGCAGTTGATCCACAG CTTGAAGTGGTAAATAAGAACCTCGAAGCGTATTACGATGCATGGGACAAGTTCATTGAGGCCTGGATTGTCATAAAAATAAAGGATCCTAATTGTGTATTCCAGTGGAGATTGCAG GCGGAGATAGCGATGAGAGAAGATGGAAAACCCGGCATGTCCAACGAGGAG GTTTTGGATTTCGTATCTCGTTATCTTCCTGCATACAAGGCATATCTTCCTACACTCTATGCCGAGGGACCGAATGGAGCTGATCCCAACCGCCTTATCGTCATCGAGATTGATGAGCAAAGGAATCCCCATTAA
- the LOC109726817 gene encoding D-glycerate 3-kinase, chloroplastic isoform X2, translating to MATLNAISQRSYSLHNPFSPFSSSSSYPSHLSLPPPLLLIPSHYPNSSFSSSSCSKPAFLSSTDSHSGTSSSKWRGKLAPLHSVFPTSPAMISSVDDLFEFICNGPLVTRLGFTAESIAESIDRWLQCGVHLCQLFQLNKLRLSVPEKVRIYHYYVPVFVWCEDEVLRHRSTFEDGDEVPPLVIGVSAPQGSGKTTLVFALDYLFRRSGRNAATLSIDDFYLTAEEQAKLRSRNPGNALLELRGNAGSHDLQFSIETLTSLSKMTKRGMKMKLPRYDKSAFGGKGDRADPSTWPEVEGPIEVVLFEGWMLGFKPLPNDVVKAVDPQLEVVNKNLEAYYDAWDKFIEAWIVIKIKDPNCVFQWRLQVIVSLP from the exons ATGGCGACTCTAAACGCCATCTCACAACGCTCTTATTCTCTCCACAACCCcttctctcctttctcttcctcctcttcttacCCATCTCACCTCTCActgcctcctcctcttcttctcatcCCGTCTCATTACCCCAactcctctttctcctcctcttcctgtTCCAAACCAG CCTTCCTCTCTTCGACCGATAGTCACTCGGGCACTTCGTCGAGCAAATGGCGAGGGAAATTGGCGCCATTGCATTCGGTGTTCCCTACTTCTCCTGCTATGATATCATCTGTGGATGATCTCTTTGAGTTCATATGCAATGGCCCTTTAGTAACGAGATTAGGTTTTACCGCTGAATCGATTGCCGAGTCCATCGATAGGTGGTTGCAGTGTGGGGTGCACTTGTGCCAATTGTTCCAGCTCAATAAGCTGAGGTTGTCGGTCCCCGAGAAGGTTAGGATCTACCATTACTACGTACCGGTCTTCGTTTGGTGTGAAGATGAAGTTTTGCGACACAGATCAACATTCGAGGACGGAGATGAAGTTCCACCGTTAGTC ATAGGTGTCAGTGCACCTCAAGGCAGCGGAAAAACAACTCTTGTTTTTGCACTTGATTATCTTTTCCGGCGTTCCGGTAG AAATGCTGCTACTTTGTCGATAGATGATTTTTATTTAACAGCAGAGGAACAG GCTAAATTAAGAAGTCGAAACCCTGGAAATGCACTCTTAGAG CTTCGTGGGAACGCGGGAAGCCATGATCTGCAGTTCTCTATAGAAACACTAACATCTCTAAGCAAAATGACCAAGAGAG GTATGAAGATGAAACTACCGCGATATGATAAG TCTGCTTTCGGAGGGAAGGGCGATCGAGCAGACCCTTCAACATGGCCAGAGGTTGAAGGGCCAATTGAG GTTGTCTTATTTGAGGGGTGGATGCTTGGATTTAAACCTCTTCCAAATGATGTCGTTAAAGCAGTTGATCCACAG CTTGAAGTGGTAAATAAGAACCTCGAAGCGTATTACGATGCATGGGACAAGTTCATTGAGGCCTGGATTGTCATAAAAATAAAGGATCCTAATTGTGTATTCCAGTGGAGATTGCAGGTTATTGTTTCATTGCCGTGA
- the LOC109726624 gene encoding serine/threonine protein phosphatase 2A 57 kDa regulatory subunit B' iota isoform-like, which yields MLKQFFNKLPRKSSSASSSKSGTLSGSGQSNPGNGAAASGIPIQRTSSSTAAPTRSATVKRMSSAVFPSSVVAGIEPLVSFKDVPNGEKPNLFVSKLNLCCIVFDFSDPNKNSAEKDIKRQTLLELIEYVNSANARFTEQMIASSCKMFAVNLFRVFPPNYRSNSSGGGGGGGEAEEEEPMFDPAWPHLQLVYDLLLKFIGSSALDAKVGKKYFDHSFILRLLDLFDSEDPRERDCLKTILHRIYGKFMVHRPFVRKSVSNIFYRFVFETDRHNGIAELLEVLGSVISGFALPLKEEHKIFLSRALIPLHKPRTVGSYLQQLTYCVMQFLEKEPKLASSVIAGLLKYWPVTNSQKEVMFLSELEEVLEATNVVEFQKCMVPLFRRLSYCINSSHFQVAERALFLWNNDHIMSLVAQNRQMIMPIILPGLERNTRHHWNHSILNLTLNVRKMLSEMDEGLFTACQKKLEEEEEQRAALEEKRRLDWELLEAAAASQPVTGKTAVLVRPPTATTTTTAATTATTITSTLA from the exons ATGTTGAAGCAATTCTTCAACAAGCTGCCACGTAAGTCTTCGTCTGCGTCGTCCTCGAAATCTGGCACCCTGTCGGGTTCCGGCCAAAGCAATCCCGGCAATGGGGCCGCCGCTTCTGGGATCCCAATCCAGCGCACGAGCAGCAGCACTGCAGCTCCAACACGATCCGCTACCGTGAAGCGGATGTCCTCTGCTGTTTTCCCGTCCAGTGTCGTCGCAGGAATTGAACCACTTGTCTCATTCAAAGATGTCCCCAATGGAGAGAAGCCGAACCTTTTTGTCAGCAAGTTGAACCTCTGCTGCATCGTTTTCGATTTCTCCGACCCAAACAAGAATTCGGCTGAGAAGGACATCAAAAGGCAGACCCTTTTAGAGCTTATCGAGTATGTAAACTCTGCTAATGCTCGTTTTACTGAGCAGATGATTGCTTCAAGTTGCAAGATGTTTGCCGTTAATCTGTTTCGAGTCTTTCCCCCCAATTATCGATCTAACTCATCcggaggtggcggaggtggCGGGGAGGCTGAGGAGGAGGAGCCAATGTTTGATCCTGCTTGGCCTCACTTGCAACTTGTTTATGACTTACTTCTAAAGTTTATCGGATCCTCTGCCCTCGATGCGAAGGTAGGAAAGAAGTACTTTGACCACTCATTCATCTTGAGATTGCTTGACCTCTTTGATTCTGAGGATCCAAGGGAGAGGGATTGCTTGAAAACAATCTTGCATAGGATCTATGGGAAATTCATGGTCCACCGCCCTTTCGTCCGAAAATCTGTCAGTAATATTTTCTACCGGTTTGTGTTTGAGACGGATCGCCACAATGGGATTGCAGAGTTGCTAGAGGTTTTGGGGAGCGTGATTAGTGGGTTTGCGTTGCCTCTTAAGGAGGAGCATAAGATTTTCCTGTCGAGGGCGCTAATTCCGTTGCACAAGCCAAGAACAGTTGGTTCGTATTTGCAACAGTTGACTTACTGCGTGATGCAGTTTTTAGAGAAAGAGCCGAAGCTTGCCAGTTCAGTAATTGCAGGGTTATTGAAATATTGGCCAGTGACGAATAGCCAGAAGGAAGTAATGTTTTTGAGTGAGTTGGAGGAGGTCTTGGAAGCTACTAATGTGGTTGAATTCCAGAAATGCATGGTCCCGTTGTTCCGTCGCTTATCTTACTGTATTAACAGTTCCCACTTCCAG GTTGCCGAACGGGCCCTCTTCTTGTGGAACAACGATCACATCATGAGCTTGGTCGCCCAAAACCGGCAAATGATAATGCCCATCATCCTCCCAGGCCTAGAAAGGAACACCCGACACCACTGGAACCATTCCATCCTGAACCTAACCCTAAACGTGAGAAAGATGCTTTCCGAGATGGACGAGGGGCTCTTCACCGCTTGCCAGAAGAAGcttgaggaggaggaagagcagCGGGCGGCGTTGGAGGAGAAGCGGAGGTTGGATTGGGAGCTTCTGGAGGCAGCCGCCGCCTCCCAGCCGGTGACAGGCAAGACGGCCGTCCTGGTAAGGCCTCCgaccgccaccaccaccaccaccgctgCCACTACTGCGACCACAATAACTTCTACCCTTGCTTGA